The DNA segment TTCATCGACTCCACCGGTTCGATCAGCACCACTTTGCGCCCGCCCAGTTGCGCAGTCTGCACCACGAAACTGACCAGATCGCGCACCTGATCGACCTTGATCGCCTTGTCGGCCTCCTCCGGCTCGAGGATGTAATTGTCCGGATGGCTGCCAGCCTTGAGCAACAGGCAGGACTTGCATTCGCCGCACGCCTCGGGCGTCGGACGCTGACAGAGCAGGCTGGCCATCAGGCGCTCGGCTAGCGCGCGCTTGCCGATCCCCGCCGGGCCGTGCAGCAGGTACGCGTGGGCGTGCTGGCTACGTCCGGCCAGTTGCTGCCAGAGGCTGTCCTGCCATGGATAGGCCTCAGCCACGAATCAGCTCCAGCAAGTTCGGAATCAGAGTATCCAGCGATTGCTGAACCTTGACCAATGGCTGACCGGCATCGATGCGCACATAGCGCGCCGGATCCGCCTCGGCGCGCTGCAGGAACGCATTGCGTACCGCTTCGAAAAACGCCCGGCCTTCCAGTTCAAAGCGATCCAGACGGCCACGGGCACTGGCGCGGGCCAGGCCGATTTCCACCGGCAGATCAAAAATCAGCGTCAGATCCGGACGCAGGTCGCCCTGGACGAAAGTCTCCAGCGCGGCGATGCGTTCCAGCGACAAACCGCGACCGCCACCCTGATAGGCGTATGTCGAATCAGTGAAACGATCGCACAGCACCACCGCGCCGCGAGCCAGCGCCGGGCGGATCACTTCGGCCAGATGCTGGGCGCGCGCGGCGAACACCAGCAACAGCTCGGTGTCGGGGTTCATGACCTCGTCGGCCGGGGCCAGCAGCACATCGCGGATCCGCTCGGCGAGTGGCGTACCGCCGGGTTCGCGGGTCAGCAGCACTTCGATACCTTCGGCGCGCAGGCGCTCGGCGAGGTATTCGCGGTTGGTGCTCTTGCCGGCGCCTTCCGGGCCTTCCAGGGTAATAAACAAGCCAGTCACAGGCAGTCCTTAATCAAAGTCATTGCGCGTTTTGCGGAACGGCGGCATCCGGTGTCGGTGTGGGTTCCTGGGGAGGAACCTCCGGCAGCGCCTGCGGTGCAGTATCGGGCGAAGCCGCAGGAGTCGCTTCGGTGGCTGGCGCGGCAGCCGGTGTCCCCGCCGGTGCCGGGCTGGAGCGGTAATCGGCGCGGCGCTTGAGCTGGAATTCGCGCACCGCGCTGTTGTGCGCGTCCAGGTCATCGGAGAACACATGGCTGCCATCGCCACGGGCGACAAAGTACAGGCTGTTGCCTTGCACCGGGTTCAGCGCAGCATGAATCGCTTCGCGTCCGACCATCGCGATCGGCGTCGGCGGCAGCCCCGGAATCACATAGGTGTTGTATGGCGTCGGCTCTTTGAGATGCGCGCGCGTCAGCTTGCCGGTGTAGCGGTCGCCCAGACCATAGATCACGGTCGGATCGGTCTGCAACTGCATTCCCAGCGCCATGCGGCGCACGAACACGCCGGCAATCTGCCCACGCTCCTGCGGCACACCGGTCTCCTTCTCGACCAGCGAGGCCATGATCAGCGCCTGGTAGGGCTCGCTGTACGGAGCGTCGGCCGAGCGATTTTCCCACTCCTTGGCCAATACCTCGTCGAGTCGATCAAAGGCCTTCTTCAGCAGTTCGACGTCGGAGACACCGCGCACGAAGCGGTAGGTGTCCGGGAAGAAACGACCCTCGGGGAACAGACCGCGATGGCCGATTTTCTCCATCACTTCGCTGTCGCTCAAGCCCTTGAGGGTCTGCTCGATCTTTTCATCTTTTGCCAGCGCGGCGCGTACCTGATGGAAGTTCCAGCCCTCGACCAGCGTCAGGCTGTATTGCACCACTTCACCACGCTTCCACAAGTCGATCAGACCGTTGACGGTCATGCCCGGCTGCATGCGGTATTCGCCGCTATGGATCGGTGTACCGGTCAGGTTGAAGCGCCAATAGATGCGTAACCAGAAGGCGTCCTTGATGACGCCATCGGTTTCGAGTTCAAGAAAGGTACGGGTCGGCGTCGAGCCTTTTGGCACATCCAGCAGTTCTTCCTGCGTGATGTTCAGCGGCTGTTCCAGCGCGGAATGAATTTTCCAGGCGCTGGCGCCCAGCAAAAGCCCTGCGAGAACCAGTCCGGTTTCCAGCAGCAGCAAGAGTTTACGTCTCACGAATCAGGCATCCAGTAGGGCGCGGGAAATGGTTTGCAGTTTACGGGTGAGTTTGCCAACCGGCCAGCTCAGTGCAGCGTAGGCGCGTACCGGCCAGACGCCATACACACTGTTGCAGACAAAGACTTCATCAGCCCATTGCAGCTGTTCGAGGCTGATGTCGGTGATTTGCGTGTGAATTCCCAGGGACTCGGCCTGAAACAAAATTTCGGCACGCATTACGCCGGCCACGCCACAGCGCTTCAGATCCGGGGTGATCAGTACGCCATCGCGCACCAGAAACAGGTTGCTGTACACGCCTTCGATGACGCGCCCGGCCTGATCGAGCATCAAGCCTTCGGCGTGTTCGCTGTCGCGCCATTCGGCTCGGGCGAGCACTTGCTCCAGACGATTCAGATGTTTGAGACCTGCCAGCAAGGGCTGGTTAGACAACCGCGTGACGCAGGGAAACAGGCGTACGCCTTGCTCGCCATGCACAGCAGGATAAGCAGCGGGCGGGTTGCCTTGCAGAATGCGTCGGCCCTGCGCCGCTGGATCGGGCGCATAGCCGCGCAAGCCGTCACCTCGGGTGAGGATCAGCTTGAGGACGCCCTCGCCCATCGCCACGGCATAGGCCAGCAGCTCGGTGCGAACCAGCTCGATATCCACCGCGATGGCCAGACGCGAGCAACCCTCGGCCAAACGCGTCAGGTGACGATCCAGCAATACTGGCTGGCCGCCGTGCACAGCGATGGTCTCGAACAGACCATCGCCGTAAGCCAGGCCGCGATCTTTCAGCGACAGAGCGTCAGCCGGCTGACCGTCGACCCAGCTGTCCATCAGCCTGCGAACCGGCGGAACGCCAACGTGCCGTTGGTGCCGCCAAACCCGAAGGAGTTGGAGAGTACGACGTCGATGTCCATGTTGCGCGCAGTGTGCGGCACGAAATCGAGATCGCAGCCTTCATCCGGCTCGTCGAGGTTGATGGTCGGCGGTGCCACCTGGCTGTTGATCGCCAGCACGCTGAAGATCGCCTCGACCGCGCCCGCCGCACCCAACAGGTGACCGGTCATGGACTTGGTGGAGCTGACCGCCAGGTTGTAGGCGTGATCACCGAACACGGTCTTGATCGCGTTGGCTTCGGCAAGGTCGCCGGCCGGGGTCGAGGTACCGTGGGCGTTGATGTACTGCACCTGGTCGATGTTGATCTTCGCATCGCGCAGGGCATTGGTGATGCAGCGAGCCGCACCGGCACCGTCCGCAGGTGGCGAGGTCATGTGGAACGCATCGCCGCTGGTACCGAAGCCGATCAGCTCGGCGTAGATCGTGGCACCGCGGGCCTTGGCGTGCTCGAGTTCTTCGAGCACCAGAGCACCGGCACCGTCAGACAGCACGAAGCCATCACGGCCCTTGTCCCAGGGACGACTGGCGCGGGTCGGCTCGTCGTTGCGGGTCGAGAGCGCACGGGACGCGCCGAAGCCGCCCATGCCCAGACCGCATGCGGCCATCTCGGCACCGCCAGCGATCATCACGTCGGCCTCGTCGTACATGATGTTGCGCGCGGCCATGCCAATGCAGTGCGTACCGGTGGTACAGGCAGTGGAAATGGCGTAGTTCGGCCCCTGTGCACCCAGGTGGATGGACAGAAAACCGGAAATCATATTGATGATCGAGCCTGGCACGAAGAATGGCGAGATTCGACGCGGGCCCGTCTCATGCAGGGTACGGCTGGTTTCTTCGATGTTGGTCAGACCGCCGATGCCCGAACCCATGGCTACGCCAATGCGCTCACGGTTGGCGTCGGTGACTTCCAGACCGGCGTTGCGAACAGCCTGAAAACCCGCGGCCAGACCGTACTGAATGAACAGGTCGAGCTTGCGTGCTTCCTTGACCGACAGGTATTCCTCGACATTGAAGCCCTTTACCGAGCCGCCAAAACGGGTGGAATAGGCAGAAAGGTCGGTGTGTTCGATCAGACCAATGCCACTGCGGCCAGCCAGAATGCCCTGCCAACTGCTCGGCACATCCGTGCCCAGTGGCGACAACATACCCATACCGGTGACTACGACGCGTCTACGCGACACAGCACTCTCCTTTTTCAAATGACGACTTTGCATCAGGCCTAAAGAAAAAACCGCACGCCATGATGGCAGTGCGGTTTTTCCATGACAGCAGACAACGATTACAAACTATTACGCCTGGTGGCTAGTAACGTAGTCGATTGCAGCTTGTACAGTAGTGATCTTCTCAGCTTCTTCATCAGGGATTTCGGTCTCGAATTCCTCTTCCAGAGCCATCACCAGCTCAACGGTGTCAAGGGAGTCGGCACCCAGGTCTTCAACGAAGGAAGCAGTGTTGACCACTTCTTCCTGTTTAACACCCAGTTGCTCGGCAACGATTTTCTTGACGCGCTCTTCGATGGTGCTCATACCTTGTTTTCACTCCTAATGGACAAATTCAGGCAGCTGGCCAGTGGGTAAGTGTATAGAAAGGCTTTTCAGCTTTTCAACTGAAAGCTTCACTCCTCAAACCCTGCGGCCCTCTGCCTATAAATAGATTGCAGCTTTATAACGGATTTTAGACAGCTCGTATGACATTTTTTTGAAGCAATCCGTCACATTTTACTTACATGTACATCCCACCGTTCACCGGGATTGTAGCCCCAGTGACGTATGCCGCACCGTCGGATGCAAGAAAAGCGACCACCGAGGCGATCTCTTGAGCTTGCCCCAGACGACCCAGCGGAATCTGCGTCTGCAAGGCTTCACGCTGTGCTTCCGGCAGTTCGCGAGTCATATCGGTGTCGATGAACCCTGGGGTTACCGAGTTGACCGTAATCGAACGCGAACCGACTTCACGCGCCATCGCACGGCTGAAACCTTCCAGACCGGCCTTGGCGGCTGCATAGTTTACTTGGCCTGCGTTGCCCATGGCACCCACCACCGAGCCAATACTGATAATTCGGCCCCAGCGCGCCTTGGTCATACCGCGCAAAACGCCCTTGGACAAGCGATACAGACTGTTCAGATTGGTATCGATCACGTCGTACCACTCATCGTCTTTCATGCGCATCATCAGGTTATCGCGGGTGATGCCGGCATTATTGACCAGAATCGCCGGCGCACCGAACTGTTCCTGAATGCTCGCCAGAACCTTGCTGACGGATTCATCGCTGGTGACGTTGAGTTCCAGGCCAGTGCCCTGGATGCCGTGTTCTTTCAGGGTGGCAGCAATCGCCTCGGCGCCTTTGGCGGAAGTCGCAGTGCCGATGACGACGGCGCCCTGACGACCCAGTTCCAGTGCGATAGCCTGGCCGATACCGCGGCTTGCACCGGTGACCAGTGCAACTTTACCTTGCAGACTCATGCAAGTTTCTCCTGATTCAGGCCAGCGCTGCACGGGCGGCAGCGAAAGCGTCTGGGGTATTGAGGTTGGAAGTCGAAACGCCTTCGGCGCAACGTTTGTTCAGACCGGCGAGCACCTTGCCCGGGCCGCACTCGACCAGACTGGTGGCGCCTTTGGCAGCCAGGGTCTGGACCGATTCAACCCAGCGTACTGGCTTGTACAGTTGTTCGAGCAGATCACGCTTGAGGGTTTCCAGATCGGCCGGCACTTGCGCGCTGACGTTCTGGACCACCGGGATCTGCGGAGCCTGCCAGTCGATGGCGGCAATGGATTCGGCAAAGCGCTCGGCCGCCGGACGCATCAGCTCGCAGTGCGAAGGCACGCTCACCGGCAACGGCATGGCGCGCTTGGCGCCACGGGCCTTGCAGCCCTCGATGGCGCGCTCAACGGCCGCCTTGGCACCGGCAATCACTACCTGGCCCGGCGAGTTGAAGTTGACCGCGCTGACTACTTCGCCTTGCGCCGCTTCGGCACAGGCTGCCAGCACGTCGGCATCTTCCAGACCGAGGATGGCAGCCATGCCGCCCTGCCCGGCTGGAACGGCTTCCTGCATCAACTGACCGCGACGCTCAACGAGCTTCACCGCATCAGCCAGGCTCAGGCTGCCGGCGGCAACCAGCGCGCTGTATTCACCCAGGCTGTGACCGGCAACAAATGCCGGACGCGCACCGCCTTGAGCCAGCCACAGGCGCCACAGGGCGATCGAAGCAGTCAGAATGGCCGGTTGGGTTTTGTCGGTTTGATTGAGCAGCTCTTCCGGACCCTGCTGGGTCAGCGCCCACAGGTCATAGCCCAGAGCATCGGATGCTTCTTTGAAGGTTTCGAGGATCAGCGGATGTTCCGCGCCCAGCTCGGCCAGCATGCCGAGGGACTGCGAACCCTGTCCTGGAAAGACGAATGCGAGGGAAGCAGACATGTAACAAGCCCCTAATGATCTT comes from the Pseudomonas sp. RSB 5.4 genome and includes:
- the fabF gene encoding beta-ketoacyl-ACP synthase II produces the protein MSRRRVVVTGMGMLSPLGTDVPSSWQGILAGRSGIGLIEHTDLSAYSTRFGGSVKGFNVEEYLSVKEARKLDLFIQYGLAAGFQAVRNAGLEVTDANRERIGVAMGSGIGGLTNIEETSRTLHETGPRRISPFFVPGSIINMISGFLSIHLGAQGPNYAISTACTTGTHCIGMAARNIMYDEADVMIAGGAEMAACGLGMGGFGASRALSTRNDEPTRASRPWDKGRDGFVLSDGAGALVLEELEHAKARGATIYAELIGFGTSGDAFHMTSPPADGAGAARCITNALRDAKINIDQVQYINAHGTSTPAGDLAEANAIKTVFGDHAYNLAVSSTKSMTGHLLGAAGAVEAIFSVLAINSQVAPPTINLDEPDEGCDLDFVPHTARNMDIDVVLSNSFGFGGTNGTLAFRRFAG
- the mltG gene encoding endolytic transglycosylase MltG; its protein translation is MRRKLLLLLETGLVLAGLLLGASAWKIHSALEQPLNITQEELLDVPKGSTPTRTFLELETDGVIKDAFWLRIYWRFNLTGTPIHSGEYRMQPGMTVNGLIDLWKRGEVVQYSLTLVEGWNFHQVRAALAKDEKIEQTLKGLSDSEVMEKIGHRGLFPEGRFFPDTYRFVRGVSDVELLKKAFDRLDEVLAKEWENRSADAPYSEPYQALIMASLVEKETGVPQERGQIAGVFVRRMALGMQLQTDPTVIYGLGDRYTGKLTRAHLKEPTPYNTYVIPGLPPTPIAMVGREAIHAALNPVQGNSLYFVARGDGSHVFSDDLDAHNSAVREFQLKRRADYRSSPAPAGTPAAAPATEATPAASPDTAPQALPEVPPQEPTPTPDAAVPQNAQ
- the fabG gene encoding 3-oxoacyl-ACP reductase FabG; the protein is MSLQGKVALVTGASRGIGQAIALELGRQGAVVIGTATSAKGAEAIAATLKEHGIQGTGLELNVTSDESVSKVLASIQEQFGAPAILVNNAGITRDNLMMRMKDDEWYDVIDTNLNSLYRLSKGVLRGMTKARWGRIISIGSVVGAMGNAGQVNYAAAKAGLEGFSRAMAREVGSRSITVNSVTPGFIDTDMTRELPEAQREALQTQIPLGRLGQAQEIASVVAFLASDGAAYVTGATIPVNGGMYM
- the tmk gene encoding dTMP kinase, with the translated sequence MTGLFITLEGPEGAGKSTNREYLAERLRAEGIEVLLTREPGGTPLAERIRDVLLAPADEVMNPDTELLLVFAARAQHLAEVIRPALARGAVVLCDRFTDSTYAYQGGGRGLSLERIAALETFVQGDLRPDLTLIFDLPVEIGLARASARGRLDRFELEGRAFFEAVRNAFLQRAEADPARYVRIDAGQPLVKVQQSLDTLIPNLLELIRG
- the fabD gene encoding ACP S-malonyltransferase, with the translated sequence MSASLAFVFPGQGSQSLGMLAELGAEHPLILETFKEASDALGYDLWALTQQGPEELLNQTDKTQPAILTASIALWRLWLAQGGARPAFVAGHSLGEYSALVAAGSLSLADAVKLVERRGQLMQEAVPAGQGGMAAILGLEDADVLAACAEAAQGEVVSAVNFNSPGQVVIAGAKAAVERAIEGCKARGAKRAMPLPVSVPSHCELMRPAAERFAESIAAIDWQAPQIPVVQNVSAQVPADLETLKRDLLEQLYKPVRWVESVQTLAAKGATSLVECGPGKVLAGLNKRCAEGVSTSNLNTPDAFAAARAALA
- the pabC gene encoding aminodeoxychorismate lyase — encoded protein: MDSWVDGQPADALSLKDRGLAYGDGLFETIAVHGGQPVLLDRHLTRLAEGCSRLAIAVDIELVRTELLAYAVAMGEGVLKLILTRGDGLRGYAPDPAAQGRRILQGNPPAAYPAVHGEQGVRLFPCVTRLSNQPLLAGLKHLNRLEQVLARAEWRDSEHAEGLMLDQAGRVIEGVYSNLFLVRDGVLITPDLKRCGVAGVMRAEILFQAESLGIHTQITDISLEQLQWADEVFVCNSVYGVWPVRAYAALSWPVGKLTRKLQTISRALLDA
- the acpP gene encoding acyl carrier protein; protein product: MSTIEERVKKIVAEQLGVKQEEVVNTASFVEDLGADSLDTVELVMALEEEFETEIPDEEAEKITTVQAAIDYVTSHQA